The proteins below are encoded in one region of Planctopirus limnophila DSM 3776:
- the priA gene encoding replication restart helicase PriA, with the protein MQSSAQQPSLFTPEDLPEVSTPWEIVDSEDQLYAEVVFNLPMLKSYHYLVPSGLRDNIRPGSRVRVPFGTGQKLTQGYCVSLTRTRPAHRNFKSIESLLDVAPLVDAAMLRLTRWISEEYLCSWGQVLDSVIPAGVKSKAGTRELLHFELAEGYETRLTTLKLSATQQRIVDVLRSTTEPMAGDELTSLAECGLSPLQTLRNKGIVVSTKIRTWSKSVSSAGENDTSAILLNRNQHSAVTRVIESLASGKSETFLLYGVTGSGKTEVYIRVIEEVVRYGRQAIVLVPEISLTPQTIRRFRKRFASVAVLHSHLSDAERHSYWQQIARGQVQVIVGARSAIFAPAPNLGLVVIDEEHETSFKQDSTPRYHAREVARQRVRDAGIPLILGSATPTLETWLRGIRKEEIVLSLPYRVAQRPLPPVMIVDTRNDQSLQKGASLGRAMLVAMRESLAKKGQIILFLNVRGYSPALFCRACGQSVRCPDCDVTLTYHKQRQIALCHSCEYSIDPPTSCPNCGKPGLLFLGQGTERLEHEVKARFPGVSVLRMDSDTMQQKGSHDRALESFRQGEVRILLGTQMIAKGLDFPNVTLVGVIDADTSLHQPDFRASERTFQLIAQVAGRTGRGELGGKVLVQTACPDQPAILYAARHDYAAFARQELEHRHTLGYPPFVRILRIILRGEIEADVEKAAERIRLGMESKGLERGGMLAKILGPAPCPVARLKKYFRYQLQISHPSGEVLGQLWRDVEPVAPELVPVEISVDLDPISFR; encoded by the coding sequence ATGCAGTCCAGTGCCCAGCAACCATCGTTGTTTACGCCAGAAGACCTTCCTGAGGTTTCGACCCCCTGGGAGATCGTGGACAGTGAAGATCAACTCTACGCTGAAGTGGTTTTCAACCTGCCCATGCTCAAGTCCTACCACTATCTTGTCCCTTCGGGGCTCAGAGACAACATACGCCCCGGTTCGAGAGTGCGAGTTCCTTTTGGGACTGGCCAGAAGTTGACTCAAGGGTACTGTGTCTCTTTAACAAGGACTCGACCTGCACATCGAAACTTTAAATCGATCGAATCCTTACTTGATGTCGCTCCACTGGTCGATGCCGCCATGTTGCGACTGACGAGATGGATCAGTGAAGAGTACTTGTGCAGTTGGGGTCAGGTGCTCGATTCGGTAATCCCGGCGGGAGTGAAATCGAAAGCCGGGACTCGTGAACTTTTGCACTTCGAACTTGCCGAAGGCTATGAAACTCGACTGACAACTCTCAAATTGTCGGCCACTCAGCAGCGAATTGTCGATGTCCTGAGATCAACAACGGAGCCGATGGCCGGAGATGAATTGACCTCTCTGGCGGAATGTGGGCTCTCGCCTCTGCAAACCCTGCGGAACAAAGGGATTGTCGTTTCCACCAAAATTCGCACCTGGTCAAAGTCGGTTTCCAGCGCAGGAGAGAACGATACTTCGGCCATTCTCCTGAATCGAAATCAACACTCGGCTGTCACCAGGGTCATCGAGTCGCTGGCATCAGGGAAGTCGGAAACTTTTCTACTCTACGGCGTCACTGGCAGTGGCAAGACAGAAGTCTATATCCGCGTGATTGAAGAAGTTGTGAGGTACGGTCGGCAGGCCATTGTGCTGGTGCCGGAAATCAGTCTCACTCCGCAGACAATCCGGCGTTTTCGTAAGCGATTTGCTTCGGTCGCTGTATTGCATTCTCATTTGAGTGATGCCGAGCGGCATAGCTATTGGCAGCAGATCGCACGAGGCCAGGTGCAGGTGATTGTCGGGGCCAGAAGTGCGATTTTTGCACCGGCTCCGAACCTGGGTCTGGTGGTGATCGATGAAGAGCATGAAACGAGTTTCAAGCAGGATTCGACGCCTCGGTATCATGCTCGGGAGGTTGCCAGGCAACGAGTGCGCGATGCCGGGATACCACTGATTCTTGGTTCTGCCACACCGACTCTCGAAACCTGGCTTCGCGGGATTCGAAAAGAAGAGATCGTGCTTTCTCTGCCTTATCGAGTGGCTCAAAGGCCATTGCCACCTGTGATGATTGTCGATACCCGCAACGATCAGTCACTTCAGAAAGGAGCTTCTCTGGGGCGAGCCATGCTCGTGGCGATGCGAGAATCGTTAGCAAAGAAGGGGCAGATTATTCTGTTTCTGAATGTTCGGGGTTATTCGCCAGCACTCTTTTGCCGGGCCTGCGGGCAGAGCGTGAGGTGTCCGGATTGTGATGTCACACTCACATATCATAAACAGCGGCAAATTGCTCTGTGCCATAGCTGCGAGTATTCCATCGATCCACCGACCAGTTGCCCGAATTGTGGAAAGCCCGGCCTGTTATTTCTCGGGCAGGGGACCGAGCGGTTGGAACACGAAGTGAAGGCTCGATTCCCCGGTGTCAGCGTGTTGCGCATGGATAGTGATACCATGCAGCAAAAAGGGAGCCACGATCGGGCTTTGGAATCTTTCCGGCAGGGTGAGGTGCGGATTCTGCTGGGAACGCAGATGATTGCCAAAGGTCTGGATTTCCCCAACGTGACACTCGTGGGCGTGATTGATGCCGATACGTCTCTACATCAACCGGATTTTCGAGCATCTGAACGAACTTTTCAGTTGATTGCTCAAGTCGCAGGGAGGACCGGTCGCGGTGAGCTGGGCGGCAAAGTGCTGGTGCAGACAGCGTGCCCGGATCAGCCAGCGATCCTGTATGCCGCCCGGCATGATTATGCCGCCTTTGCACGGCAAGAACTTGAGCACAGGCATACTTTGGGATACCCGCCGTTTGTCCGCATCTTGCGGATCATTCTTCGCGGTGAGATCGAAGCCGATGTGGAAAAAGCCGCCGAAAGAATTCGCTTGGGAATGGAATCGAAGGGGTTGGAAAGGGGTGGCATGCTGGCAAAGATCCTCGGCCCGGCACCTTGCCCAGTGGCCAGACTCAAGAAGTATTTTCGCTACCAGTTGCAGATTTCTCATCCTTCAGGAGAGGTTTTAGGTCAATTGTGGAGAGACGTTGAACCCGTCGCGCCTGAACTCGTGCCCGTGGAAATCTCTGTCGATCTTGACCCGATCAGCTTTCGCTGA
- a CDS encoding M42 family metallopeptidase produces MPLSELDRKFLDDLLAAPSPSGYEQPIQDVVRAYAAGFAETVTTDRHGNVMACVNPQGQVRIMLAGHCDQIGLIVKNIDEKGFIWVQTIGGWDPMVLLGQRVQVWTRSGPIPGIMARKPIHLQSPEDRKAVPEIKNLWVDIGALNGEEARAAVRVGDVITCELHQQTMRNGFVSGVAMDDKVGVWTVFTAARRAALQSPKAAIYAVSTVQEEIGLRGVQTSAAAIRPQIGLVTDVTHATDCPTIDENQHGRIKLGQGPVVYRGPNTNPRVFDLIEEEAAKHGIPYQLASLGTPASNDAAQLQLAGDGVAMGLICIPNRYMHSPVEMVSLEDLDHAANLMAAFCVRIQDDTNLIP; encoded by the coding sequence ATGCCTCTCTCTGAATTGGATCGCAAGTTTCTCGATGATCTCCTGGCGGCTCCCAGTCCCTCAGGATATGAGCAACCGATTCAGGATGTTGTCCGGGCTTATGCAGCCGGGTTTGCAGAGACTGTCACCACAGATCGACATGGGAATGTGATGGCCTGTGTGAATCCTCAAGGACAGGTGCGCATCATGCTGGCTGGCCATTGCGACCAGATTGGCCTGATTGTCAAAAACATCGACGAAAAAGGGTTTATCTGGGTGCAGACGATTGGTGGTTGGGATCCCATGGTCCTGCTGGGACAGCGCGTGCAGGTTTGGACACGCAGCGGACCGATTCCAGGGATTATGGCTCGCAAGCCGATTCATCTGCAGTCGCCGGAAGATCGCAAAGCTGTTCCCGAAATCAAGAATTTGTGGGTCGATATTGGCGCTCTGAATGGAGAAGAAGCCAGGGCGGCCGTGCGAGTTGGCGATGTCATTACCTGTGAACTTCATCAGCAAACCATGCGAAACGGCTTTGTCAGCGGTGTGGCCATGGATGATAAGGTCGGAGTCTGGACTGTATTTACGGCGGCCCGCCGGGCGGCACTTCAATCGCCAAAGGCGGCGATTTATGCAGTCTCCACCGTACAGGAAGAAATTGGTCTGCGCGGTGTGCAGACGAGTGCCGCCGCCATCCGTCCACAGATCGGTCTGGTGACTGATGTGACCCATGCCACCGATTGTCCGACGATTGATGAGAATCAGCATGGTCGCATCAAGCTGGGGCAGGGTCCGGTCGTTTATCGCGGGCCGAATACTAATCCTCGGGTCTTCGACCTGATTGAAGAAGAAGCTGCGAAGCACGGGATCCCTTATCAGCTGGCTTCATTAGGCACACCAGCCAGTAACGATGCGGCTCAACTCCAGTTGGCGGGCGATGGAGTGGCCATGGGATTGATCTGCATTCCCAATCGATACATGCACAGCCCAGTGGAAATGGTCTCGCTGGAGGATCTGGATCACGCGGCCAATCTGATGGCCGCGTTTTGCGTGCGGATTCAGGATGATACGAATCTCATCCCGTAA
- a CDS encoding S1C family serine protease: MSKLTKWTVPASMFFLGCLAGGGLLSIPVMNAVRASAVDKAALEEAYEDLNKKVTALQEGSSLLARVAHLATPSVVHIESRRNVPNKGVVEETGSGVLVSGSDGKGIYVVTNRHVIDGAIPGNISISLFDGRVINPDDIRADRDTDLAVLRVNAPNLSPARWADSDKVDIGHMVLAVGSPFGLSQSVTFGIISAKGRRKLKLGTTAVLNQDFLQTDAAINPGNSGGPLIDLQGRIIGINTAIASSSGGNEGIGFSIPSNLVRRVMDQLLEFGVVQRAYLGVRLDPAFDLRSANRLKLDRVGGARVTEVYPNTAASKANLLYDDVILSFDGVDVEDENHLINLVSLTPFGKKVRMVVWRGGNKVPVLVQLGDRAEMREQSAVPTPDMGLPPVRTTSLTPGLKLKPLDFQVRETHRLPARAGGILVNEVAIDSVWQGIVEVGDLIVEVDQWPVASESELASVLKAGQALPAIPIRLMRLEGGKSVEHVVQLPQSKLQ; encoded by the coding sequence ATGTCGAAACTGACAAAATGGACAGTTCCCGCCAGCATGTTTTTTCTGGGTTGCCTGGCTGGCGGCGGGCTGCTCTCGATTCCTGTCATGAATGCCGTCCGTGCATCCGCCGTCGATAAAGCGGCTCTAGAAGAAGCCTACGAAGATCTCAACAAGAAAGTGACCGCCCTACAGGAAGGAAGTTCCCTGCTGGCGCGAGTGGCTCATCTAGCGACTCCCAGCGTGGTGCATATCGAGAGTCGGCGGAATGTCCCGAATAAAGGTGTCGTGGAAGAAACCGGATCGGGAGTCCTCGTCAGCGGCAGCGATGGCAAAGGGATTTATGTCGTTACCAACCGGCATGTGATTGATGGGGCGATTCCAGGCAACATCTCGATTTCGCTCTTTGACGGCCGCGTGATCAATCCCGATGACATTCGTGCAGATCGCGACACAGATTTAGCCGTTCTGCGAGTCAATGCTCCCAACCTCTCACCTGCCCGCTGGGCTGATTCTGATAAAGTCGATATTGGTCATATGGTGCTGGCAGTCGGCAGTCCGTTTGGCCTCAGTCAGTCAGTAACCTTTGGAATCATCAGTGCCAAAGGTCGTCGCAAGCTTAAGCTTGGTACGACGGCTGTTTTGAATCAGGACTTTTTGCAGACCGATGCCGCCATCAACCCCGGGAACAGTGGCGGCCCTTTAATTGATCTGCAGGGACGCATCATTGGCATCAATACCGCCATTGCCAGCAGCAGCGGCGGAAACGAAGGAATCGGCTTCAGCATTCCCAGCAATCTTGTCCGCCGGGTGATGGATCAGCTCCTTGAGTTTGGCGTGGTGCAACGGGCTTACCTCGGTGTGCGGCTGGATCCCGCCTTCGATCTGCGATCTGCCAACCGGCTGAAGCTCGACCGTGTGGGCGGGGCGCGCGTTACCGAAGTTTATCCTAATACTGCTGCTTCCAAAGCCAACCTGCTCTACGATGATGTGATTCTCAGTTTTGATGGAGTCGATGTTGAAGATGAGAACCATCTGATCAATCTGGTCAGTCTGACGCCGTTCGGCAAAAAAGTGCGGATGGTGGTCTGGCGCGGAGGGAATAAGGTGCCTGTCCTGGTACAACTGGGTGATCGTGCGGAGATGCGGGAACAGAGTGCCGTGCCAACTCCCGACATGGGTCTTCCGCCCGTTCGAACGACGAGTCTCACGCCTGGATTGAAATTGAAGCCACTCGATTTTCAAGTGCGGGAGACGCACCGGCTGCCAGCTCGTGCCGGTGGCATCCTGGTCAACGAGGTCGCGATCGACAGTGTCTGGCAAGGGATTGTCGAAGTGGGCGACCTGATTGTCGAAGTGGATCAGTGGCCGGTCGCTTCCGAAAGCGAGTTAGCCAGTGTGTTGAAGGCAGGCCAGGCATTGCCGGCCATACCGATCAGGTTGATGCGACTTGAAGGTGGAAAATCGGTCGAGCATGTCGTGCAACTGCCGCAATCGAAACTGCAATAA
- the mtnA gene encoding S-methyl-5-thioribose-1-phosphate isomerase produces the protein MVSNPVSLPSYRALEWQADELTGSLKLIDQTVLPTQLKHIDGNTVEHIWEAIKQLKVRGAPAIGVAAAYGIVVGLQPLFQPGADVSRGEFDQQLAKVARYLAESRPTAVNLFWAIQRMEQVAKDHPQMSAADLQKRLLVEAQAIETEDRAMCARLGEFGASLLPANSGILTHCNTGGLATAGDGTAFAALAHAHAAGKQIHVYADETRPLLQGARLTMWELMQRGIPCTLITDSMAGQVMKEGRIGAAIVGADRITARGDAANKIGTYSVAVLCHYHKIPFYVSAPSSTFDLTLLEGKSIPIEERVSTEITHPGGVQLAPTGANVYNPAFDFAPAELITAIITEKGIIQPVTEANVRKVLSA, from the coding sequence ATGGTGTCCAATCCTGTGTCGTTGCCCAGTTATCGTGCTCTGGAGTGGCAAGCGGACGAACTGACCGGATCACTGAAGCTGATCGACCAGACGGTATTGCCCACGCAGTTAAAGCATATCGATGGGAACACCGTGGAACACATCTGGGAGGCGATCAAGCAGCTCAAAGTTCGCGGCGCTCCTGCGATTGGTGTGGCGGCGGCCTATGGAATAGTCGTCGGCCTGCAACCACTCTTTCAGCCAGGGGCAGATGTCTCGCGAGGAGAGTTCGATCAACAATTGGCCAAGGTGGCCAGATACCTGGCCGAAAGTCGGCCCACGGCTGTCAATCTCTTCTGGGCCATCCAGCGCATGGAGCAAGTTGCCAAAGATCACCCACAAATGAGTGCTGCCGATCTTCAGAAAAGATTGTTAGTTGAGGCACAGGCCATTGAAACTGAAGACCGCGCCATGTGTGCCAGACTGGGAGAATTCGGAGCCTCGCTGCTGCCTGCCAACAGCGGGATTCTGACACACTGCAATACAGGTGGATTAGCCACAGCCGGTGATGGAACAGCGTTCGCCGCTCTGGCTCATGCGCATGCCGCTGGCAAGCAGATTCATGTTTATGCTGATGAAACCCGCCCTTTGCTTCAGGGGGCCCGACTGACCATGTGGGAACTCATGCAAAGAGGAATCCCCTGTACTCTCATTACAGATTCCATGGCCGGGCAGGTCATGAAGGAAGGCCGGATTGGCGCCGCCATTGTCGGGGCTGATCGCATCACCGCCCGTGGCGATGCCGCCAATAAAATTGGGACATACAGCGTGGCGGTGTTATGTCATTACCACAAAATTCCGTTTTATGTCTCAGCTCCATCCTCCACATTCGACCTGACGCTTCTCGAAGGGAAATCAATTCCCATCGAAGAAAGAGTCTCCACTGAGATTACTCATCCTGGGGGTGTCCAGCTCGCCCCCACAGGTGCCAATGTTTACAACCCGGCATTCGATTTCGCACCGGCGGAACTCATTACGGCGATCATCACGGAAAAGGGCATTATTCAGCCGGTTACGGAAGCCAACGTCCGCAAAGTGCTGAGTGCCTGA
- a CDS encoding UvrD-helicase domain-containing protein: MSTPRYTPQQTRALTEKSVSIALSAGAGCGKTFVLTRRFLGYLKPGPEQYPLTSLVAITFTDKAAREMRDRVRATCLQRVRECPPEEADHWLSLLRDLDRARISTIHSFCGNILRSHAIASGLDPEFTTLEASVADSLLRQSIEASATRLLVNDQPAFRLLAVDYGIEKLLESSGILVRQRQLISLADFAEMTAEELAGIWHRWLKETGWPAFVRQIEHQRTFVRLSEFISRTSANSPKLDEKLKILRQIMEQLKSQQDSPEPGRLAELFAELSLQARVVGVKPDHWGSPDDHELAKELFTQVRDDCKKLIETIQLAQTEFVPYAEKSLAWLSVAGESIRDYELIKKSRACVDFDDLLVLSRDLLRNDLTVRQALSRSIRVLMVDEFQDTDPVQADLVEMICGKELTTGKLFLVGDQKQSIYRFRGADPLVFRSLKSKIPAAGQLPLTINFRSQPPILHFVNILFRRVMGADYEALEPSFADEKPELERIEFLWATTDVVENKAVQGSIPSTVPLAQGLADEQARDAADAESQDVENIDDDSRSDSGEKQTAPFLRRREADWIARRILELLADPTPRIREKSGPWRTIVPGDITILFRALTNLEVYEQALEAAGIDYYVAGGRAFFAQQEIYDLAHLCQFLDDPEDGFSLVGLLRSPFFCFSDPLIHRLASRAGGITQSLFAEASVVSGLSPEETAQVQFAAQTLGSLVEQRDHWPLARIIRRALELTGYEAIVSQEFLGSRKLANVHKAIELARQFDLAGGSRAAFVTQLRESIDQESREELAATHPESSSVVRLMSIHQSKGLEFPVVFVADMNRPRKTESLPPTLHPQLGALVTPSNPLGERQKHPVGQFIEIMEEAASLEEYQRLLYVAATRARDLLILSAGIKGFDEGKFSPWMLVLKQVFHLETGLLRNDPWFASGHEDVKTPQEIPLIRTHHQPPQFIDHRVQRQGVHKLSFPQVWNELELAESLPWPQLVADVQRGAEGRRRLSVSRLEEFQEQSSSKLKSLVPAGELEAHSASLSRSDAELLGEMIHGVLERFEPRAAEESEKALLHRLWLWCQRQPAPPGGQILEQAQQWLKTFASTELIDELAMASELNRELEFSLDWKMTGEEPKRETEIYGLIDVLMKDSQDDWIILDYKTSRLAAGVTDELLLQPYRLQLGTYALAVQRLFGRLPKKAELIFMRPKPRRVVWNMEQVQVSDLEQLVTEAIHQLDAAQASSSF, encoded by the coding sequence ATGTCAACTCCCCGCTACACACCTCAACAAACGCGGGCCTTGACTGAGAAATCGGTCTCGATCGCTCTTTCGGCAGGTGCTGGTTGTGGCAAAACCTTTGTGCTGACGAGAAGATTTCTCGGGTATTTAAAGCCGGGGCCTGAGCAATACCCGCTGACATCGCTGGTGGCCATCACCTTTACCGATAAAGCCGCTCGCGAGATGCGGGATCGGGTACGGGCCACTTGTCTGCAGCGTGTGCGAGAATGTCCACCCGAAGAAGCTGACCACTGGTTGAGTCTGCTGCGGGATCTGGATCGAGCACGCATCAGTACGATCCACTCCTTTTGCGGAAATATCCTGCGTTCGCATGCGATCGCGAGTGGTCTCGATCCCGAATTCACCACCCTCGAAGCGAGTGTGGCCGATTCGCTCCTGAGGCAATCGATTGAAGCCTCAGCCACGCGATTGCTGGTCAACGATCAACCTGCATTTCGGCTGCTGGCCGTCGATTATGGTATTGAGAAACTACTCGAATCGTCAGGAATTCTCGTTCGACAACGGCAACTGATCTCTCTAGCAGACTTTGCCGAAATGACAGCCGAAGAGTTGGCAGGGATCTGGCATCGTTGGCTGAAAGAGACCGGCTGGCCAGCGTTTGTGCGGCAGATCGAGCACCAGCGGACGTTTGTCAGGCTCAGTGAATTCATCTCTCGAACATCAGCCAATTCTCCCAAGCTTGACGAGAAGCTGAAGATACTTCGACAGATCATGGAGCAATTGAAGAGTCAGCAAGACTCTCCAGAGCCGGGGCGTCTGGCAGAATTGTTTGCGGAGTTATCGCTTCAGGCGCGAGTGGTGGGGGTGAAGCCTGATCATTGGGGATCTCCTGATGATCACGAACTGGCTAAGGAGTTGTTTACGCAGGTTCGTGACGATTGCAAAAAGTTGATTGAAACCATTCAACTCGCTCAAACGGAGTTTGTCCCATACGCCGAGAAGAGCCTGGCATGGCTCTCAGTCGCAGGTGAGTCAATCAGAGATTACGAATTAATCAAGAAGTCGCGAGCATGTGTTGACTTTGATGATCTGCTGGTTTTGAGCCGGGATTTGCTACGGAACGATCTGACGGTGCGTCAGGCGTTGTCGCGCTCCATTCGTGTGCTGATGGTGGATGAATTTCAGGATACGGACCCCGTTCAGGCCGATCTGGTCGAGATGATCTGCGGGAAGGAATTGACGACAGGGAAGTTGTTCCTGGTGGGTGACCAGAAGCAAAGCATCTATCGCTTTCGAGGTGCTGATCCTCTGGTGTTCAGATCGTTAAAAAGCAAAATTCCAGCGGCTGGTCAACTCCCACTCACCATCAACTTTCGCAGTCAGCCCCCGATTCTGCACTTCGTAAACATTCTGTTTCGGCGGGTGATGGGAGCAGACTATGAGGCTTTGGAACCCTCTTTCGCGGATGAGAAACCTGAACTTGAGCGGATTGAGTTTCTGTGGGCAACCACGGATGTCGTTGAGAACAAGGCGGTTCAGGGAAGTATCCCGAGCACAGTTCCCCTGGCGCAAGGATTGGCCGATGAACAGGCCCGGGATGCTGCTGATGCGGAAAGTCAGGATGTTGAAAACATCGATGATGATTCCCGCTCTGATTCCGGTGAGAAGCAGACTGCTCCTTTTCTGAGACGGCGTGAAGCGGATTGGATTGCCCGTCGTATTCTCGAGTTGCTGGCCGATCCAACACCGCGAATTCGGGAGAAAAGTGGCCCGTGGCGAACCATCGTTCCTGGCGACATTACGATTTTGTTCCGGGCGTTGACGAACCTGGAGGTTTACGAACAGGCGTTAGAAGCGGCGGGAATCGACTATTATGTGGCGGGTGGCCGAGCGTTCTTTGCCCAGCAGGAAATCTATGATCTGGCCCACTTGTGTCAGTTTCTGGATGACCCTGAGGATGGGTTCAGTCTCGTGGGCCTGTTACGCTCGCCATTTTTCTGTTTCAGCGATCCACTGATTCATCGACTGGCTTCACGTGCGGGTGGTATCACCCAGTCGCTGTTTGCTGAAGCTTCGGTAGTCAGCGGTCTGTCGCCGGAAGAGACTGCACAGGTTCAGTTTGCAGCCCAGACTCTCGGTTCACTCGTGGAGCAGCGGGATCACTGGCCATTGGCGAGAATCATTCGCCGAGCCCTGGAATTGACGGGCTATGAGGCCATTGTCTCTCAGGAGTTTCTCGGTTCGCGGAAACTGGCGAATGTTCATAAAGCGATTGAACTGGCCCGACAGTTTGACCTGGCGGGTGGTAGTCGTGCGGCGTTTGTGACTCAGCTGCGGGAATCGATCGATCAGGAATCTCGCGAGGAGTTAGCCGCCACACATCCCGAATCGAGCAGTGTGGTGCGTTTGATGTCGATCCACCAATCCAAGGGACTTGAGTTTCCAGTCGTCTTTGTGGCCGATATGAATCGACCGCGAAAGACTGAATCGCTCCCACCGACGCTTCATCCGCAGTTAGGGGCTTTGGTGACACCTTCGAACCCCCTGGGTGAACGACAAAAACATCCTGTGGGCCAATTCATTGAGATCATGGAAGAGGCTGCCAGCCTCGAAGAGTATCAGCGTCTGCTGTATGTCGCTGCCACACGAGCCCGGGATCTGTTGATCCTGTCTGCCGGGATCAAAGGTTTTGATGAAGGAAAGTTTTCGCCGTGGATGCTGGTCTTGAAGCAAGTCTTTCATCTCGAGACAGGTCTCTTGCGGAATGATCCCTGGTTTGCGAGCGGACATGAGGATGTGAAAACCCCGCAGGAGATTCCGCTCATTCGTACTCATCATCAGCCACCGCAATTCATCGACCACAGAGTTCAGCGACAGGGTGTTCACAAGCTGTCATTTCCACAGGTCTGGAATGAACTAGAACTGGCCGAATCTTTGCCCTGGCCTCAACTCGTGGCGGATGTTCAGCGGGGTGCGGAAGGTCGCAGGCGATTGAGTGTTTCGCGACTGGAGGAGTTTCAGGAACAAAGTTCATCGAAATTGAAGAGTCTCGTTCCAGCAGGTGAATTGGAAGCACATTCGGCGAGTCTCAGTCGCAGCGATGCGGAACTGTTGGGAGAAATGATTCATGGCGTACTGGAGCGATTTGAACCTCGCGCCGCAGAGGAGTCCGAAAAGGCTTTGCTCCATCGACTGTGGCTGTGGTGCCAGAGACAGCCTGCACCACCTGGAGGCCAGATTCTGGAGCAGGCACAGCAATGGCTCAAGACGTTTGCATCGACCGAGCTGATTGATGAACTGGCCATGGCCAGTGAACTGAATCGAGAACTGGAGTTCAGTCTCGATTGGAAAATGACTGGAGAAGAGCCGAAACGAGAAACAGAGATCTATGGTCTGATCGATGTCCTGATGAAGGATTCTCAGGATGATTGGATCATTCTCGATTACAAGACGAGTCGCCTTGCGGCTGGAGTAACTGATGAACTGCTGCTCCAGCCGTATCGATTGCAATTGGGAACATATGCCCTCGCCGTGCAGCGGCTTTTTGGTCGCCTTCCCAAAAAAGCCGAACTGATTTTTATGCGTCCCAAGCCCCGCCGAGTGGTCTGGAACATGGAGCAGGTGCAAGTTTCCGATCTGGAACAACTTGTGACCGAGGCAATCCATCAGTTGGATGCGGCACAGGCTTCGAGCTCATTCTGA
- a CDS encoding MEKHLA domain-containing protein, with translation MASNDHWRIEVAASQSPWTHPHWVEWIKWVVASYAQWTGQSLSDAGPEEFPRVLFHAPFVLVSHGKEADPVLCYGNQTALKLWEMSLSQFLETPSRYTAEPMHRDERAQLLERTTRYGFVDDYQGIRISASGTRFRIHQATVWNVIDAEGTYQGQAAMFHEWTPIGS, from the coding sequence TTGGCGTCAAACGATCACTGGCGTATCGAAGTCGCCGCCTCTCAATCGCCGTGGACTCATCCCCATTGGGTTGAATGGATCAAGTGGGTAGTAGCCTCATATGCTCAATGGACGGGACAATCCCTTTCCGATGCAGGCCCGGAAGAATTTCCCAGAGTGCTGTTCCATGCCCCGTTTGTGCTGGTTTCGCATGGAAAGGAAGCTGACCCAGTCCTGTGCTACGGCAATCAGACAGCTCTGAAACTGTGGGAAATGAGCCTCTCTCAGTTTCTCGAAACACCTTCACGATATACGGCCGAACCGATGCATCGTGATGAACGGGCACAACTCCTCGAACGCACGACCAGGTACGGATTTGTCGACGATTACCAGGGAATCCGCATCTCTGCGTCGGGCACTCGATTTCGCATCCACCAGGCGACGGTCTGGAATGTGATCGACGCAGAGGGAACCTATCAGGGACAGGCCGCCATGTTCCACGAATGGACACCAATTGGTTCGTAA